The following is a genomic window from Streptomyces lincolnensis.
AACGCCCACGGCGGTCTCGACGGCCGCGAGCTCACCGTCCTGACCTGCAACGAGCGCAACGACAGCCTGGCCGCCGCGCGGTGCGCCCAGCGCGCGGTCGACGAGGGCGTGGTCGCCGTCGTCGGCTCCTACAGCCAGTACGCCGACTCGTTCCTGCCGCCCCTGGAGGGCGCGGGCATCCCCTACATAGGCGGCTACGGCCTCACCACCGACGAGTTCACCAGCCCGCTCTCCTACCCCGTCAACGGCGGCCAGCCCACCCTCCTGGCCGGGCTCGGCAGGGCCCTGGCGGGCTGCGGGCCCGTCGCGCTGGTCCGGCCCGACACCATCGCGGGCGACGCCCTGCCCTCCCTGCTCGACTCCGGCCTCACCGCGGGCGGCCACGCGGGCACCCAGGACGTGCGGGCGGCGGAGGACGCCACCGAGTACTCCGGGAAGGCGGACCAGGCGCTGGACAGGACGACCACGGACCCGGCGAAGCAGGGGTGTGTGGTGCCCGCGCTCGGTGACCGCACCGACACCTTCATGGACTCCTTCCGGCGCGCCCGCGAGGACCACACCGACGTCCGCACCGCCATGGTGCTCGGCAACGTCGACCAGACGGTGATCAACGCCTCCGGCGGCGCGTCCGGGCCGTACGAGGGCTCGTACATCACCGGCTGGTACCCGGTGGAGACGGACGCGCGCTGGGATCCGATGAAGAAGGTCATCAGCGAGCAGGCCTTCGACGACAACCGCATCGACGCCGCGGACGCCGGGGTGCAGACCACCTGGATCGCCTACACGGTCCTCAAGGAGATCGTCGAGTCGCTGGGCGGCGGCCAGGTGACCGCCGACGCCGTCCACAAGGCCCTGGACAACGGTCTGAAGGTCACCACG
Proteins encoded in this region:
- a CDS encoding ABC transporter substrate-binding protein, which encodes MTCRRRTRSTFLPKLPRPVRATALAAGALAASVSLTTGCGVVPGATGGSGDDPIKVMTWAPEDTNATNKPGMPAFAQAYARWVNAHGGLDGRELTVLTCNERNDSLAAARCAQRAVDEGVVAVVGSYSQYADSFLPPLEGAGIPYIGGYGLTTDEFTSPLSYPVNGGQPTLLAGLGRALAGCGPVALVRPDTIAGDALPSLLDSGLTAGGHAGTQDVRAAEDATEYSGKADQALDRTTTDPAKQGCVVPALGDRTDTFMDSFRRAREDHTDVRTAMVLGNVDQTVINASGGASGPYEGSYITGWYPVETDARWDPMKKVISEQAFDDNRIDAADAGVQTTWIAYTVLKEIVESLGGGQVTADAVHKALDNGLKVTTGGLTPTLKWRFQGPLAAVGYPRLVNTDVTLQVVREGRLVSARKGFTDVTDTLKNADLD